From a region of the Streptacidiphilus albus JL83 genome:
- a CDS encoding transglycosylase domain-containing protein: MAAKRSGSPLHKVGLGVRLLGASVLAGALVAGLGVPAVGALGLGAKSAADDFNNIPDSFTAPPLSQSSTIYDANGGVIATVYSRDRTVVPLSQIAPVMRSALIDIEDNRFYQHGAIDLEGTLRALTKNASSGGVAQGGSTLTQQYVKNVFVEEAGNDTAKVLEAQRQTTGRKIQELRYAIKLEETLSKDQILADYLNITFFGEQAYGIQAASERYFSVNASQLTIPEAALLAGMVQSPTGYDPLVYPQYALQRRNEVLADMAKYGTITPAQATAAEATPLNLKVSSPKEGCITAQKGEGFFCDYVEQVLLQDPAFGATKAARQALWDQGGLSIHTTLNPKDQAAEEKSVQDHVYSSDSAVAATTMVQPGTGKILAMAQSKPYGTGKNQTEINYNVDSLHDGGQGFQTGSVFKAVTAAAALQAGYPLTYSINAVVHGDYPEMQDCAGDNLLPAPGMENDSDTNYGNIDMVQAMAASVNTYFAPLEAKVGLCNVVHMAQSLGLGYQGGTNKAGTALLPISQVQTLTLGVNSLTTLQIANAYAAFAADGTYCNATAISSVTNSQGKSLAVPASDCHQAMSSSVAAGVNRTLNSVVADPGGTGATVGDIGYSDAGKTGTTNSEAQAWFAGFTAQISDATMMTNPNNPSLSLNGVDIGGNSYDPAYGYETSGPIWKQAMTDAMSGMPDIQLPLAPYSQQPSKPSTPSTPSTPASPGTNNGNNNNGGNGGNGKTH, encoded by the coding sequence ATGGCAGCGAAGCGCTCGGGTTCTCCCCTCCACAAGGTCGGTCTCGGTGTACGCCTACTCGGCGCGAGTGTGCTGGCAGGCGCACTCGTAGCGGGTCTGGGGGTACCGGCCGTAGGGGCACTCGGCCTCGGTGCGAAGTCGGCAGCGGACGACTTCAACAACATCCCTGACTCCTTCACCGCACCGCCGCTGTCGCAGTCGTCGACCATCTACGACGCCAACGGCGGGGTCATCGCGACGGTCTACTCCCGGGACCGCACCGTCGTCCCGCTCAGCCAGATCGCGCCGGTCATGCGCAGCGCGCTGATCGACATCGAGGACAACCGCTTCTACCAGCACGGTGCGATCGACCTTGAGGGCACGCTCCGCGCGCTCACCAAGAACGCCAGCTCCGGCGGTGTCGCCCAGGGCGGATCGACCCTCACCCAGCAGTACGTCAAGAACGTCTTCGTGGAGGAGGCGGGCAACGACACGGCGAAGGTGCTGGAGGCCCAGCGGCAGACCACCGGGCGCAAGATCCAGGAGCTCCGGTACGCCATAAAGCTGGAGGAGACCCTCAGCAAGGACCAGATCCTCGCCGACTACCTGAACATCACGTTCTTCGGCGAGCAGGCCTACGGCATCCAGGCCGCCTCCGAGCGCTACTTCAGCGTCAACGCCAGCCAGCTCACCATCCCGGAGGCCGCGCTGCTGGCCGGCATGGTGCAGTCGCCGACCGGATACGACCCGCTGGTCTACCCGCAGTACGCGCTCCAGCGCCGCAACGAGGTGCTGGCGGACATGGCCAAGTACGGCACCATCACGCCGGCCCAGGCCACCGCCGCCGAGGCCACCCCGCTGAACCTCAAGGTGAGCTCCCCCAAGGAGGGCTGCATCACCGCGCAGAAGGGCGAGGGCTTCTTCTGCGACTACGTGGAACAGGTGCTGCTCCAGGACCCGGCCTTCGGCGCCACCAAGGCCGCCCGGCAGGCCCTGTGGGACCAGGGCGGCCTGTCCATCCACACCACGCTGAACCCGAAGGACCAGGCCGCCGAGGAGAAGTCCGTCCAGGACCACGTGTACTCCAGTGACAGCGCGGTAGCCGCAACCACCATGGTCCAGCCCGGGACGGGCAAGATCCTGGCGATGGCGCAGAGCAAGCCGTACGGCACCGGCAAGAACCAGACCGAGATCAACTACAACGTCGACTCCCTCCACGACGGCGGCCAGGGCTTCCAGACCGGGTCCGTGTTCAAGGCAGTCACTGCGGCCGCCGCGCTCCAGGCCGGCTACCCGCTGACCTACTCGATCAATGCAGTGGTCCACGGCGACTACCCGGAGATGCAGGACTGCGCCGGCGACAACCTCCTCCCGGCGCCCGGCATGGAGAACGACAGCGACACCAACTACGGCAACATCGACATGGTGCAGGCCATGGCTGCCTCGGTGAACACCTACTTCGCACCGCTGGAGGCCAAGGTCGGCCTCTGCAACGTGGTTCACATGGCGCAGAGCCTCGGCCTCGGTTACCAGGGCGGAACCAACAAGGCCGGTACCGCACTGCTGCCGATCTCCCAGGTGCAGACCCTCACCCTCGGTGTGAACTCGCTGACCACGCTGCAGATCGCCAACGCCTACGCGGCCTTCGCGGCCGACGGCACCTACTGCAACGCCACGGCGATCAGCTCGGTGACCAACTCCCAGGGCAAGAGCCTCGCCGTCCCCGCCTCCGACTGCCACCAGGCGATGTCCTCGTCGGTCGCCGCCGGTGTGAACCGCACCCTCAACTCCGTGGTCGCCGACCCGGGCGGCACCGGCGCCACCGTCGGTGACATCGGCTACTCGGACGCCGGTAAGACCGGTACCACCAACAGCGAGGCCCAGGCCTGGTTCGCCGGATTCACCGCGCAGATCTCCGACGCCACGATGATGACCAACCCCAACAACCCGAGCCTGTCGCTCAACGGCGTGGACATCGGCGGCAACTCCTACGATCCCGCCTACGGCTACGAGACCTCGGGGCCGATCTGGAAGCAGGCCATGACGGACGCCATGTCTGGCATGCCGGATATTCAGCTCCCGCTGGCCCCCTACAGCCAGCAGCCGAGCAAGCCCTCCACCCCGTCCACCCCGTCCACCCCCGCCAGCCCCGGCACGAACAACGGGAACAACAACAACGGCGGCAACGGCGGCAACGGCAAGACCCACTGA
- a CDS encoding WhiB family transcriptional regulator has translation MSWVDDWSAQAACRTSDPDELFVQGAAQNRAKAVCTGCPVRTECLADALDNRVEFGVWGGMTERERRALLRRRPTVISWRRLLETARSEYEQTYSIGDADYAEAG, from the coding sequence ATGAGCTGGGTAGACGACTGGAGTGCGCAGGCAGCCTGCCGCACCAGTGATCCGGACGAACTGTTCGTTCAGGGGGCGGCACAGAACCGCGCCAAGGCGGTGTGCACCGGTTGCCCGGTGCGCACAGAGTGCCTGGCCGACGCCTTGGACAATCGCGTCGAGTTCGGCGTCTGGGGAGGGATGACGGAGCGCGAGCGCAGAGCGCTCCTGCGTCGCCGCCCGACGGTGATCTCGTGGCGCCGACTGTTGGAGACGGCTCGTAGCGAGTACGAGCAGACCTACTCCATCGGCGACGCCGACTACGCAGAAGCAGGCTGA
- a CDS encoding ArsA family ATPase, producing MSTTPRKPAAPGPAGAADPLAGRRLDVDALIDDPATAIVVCCGSGGVGKTTTAAALGLRAAERGRKVVVLTIDPARRLAQSMGLTELDNTPRVVKGVSGPGELQAMMLDMKRTFDEVVLAHADPERARQIMENPFYQSLSSGFAGTQEYMAMEKLGQLQAEDRWDLIVVDTPPSRSALDFLDAPNRLGSFLDGKLIRILMAPAKVGGRSAMKFLNVGMAMFTGVLGKVLGANVLQDLSTFVTAMDSMFGGFRERADRTYQLLQAPGTAFLVVAAPERDALREAAYFVDRLETDRMPLAGLVLNRVHSTGAPQLTAERALAAAETLESPEQSEPDPADAAADTSADTSDAAEEEAGPAVGAVPSETEVLAAGLLRLHAERMQRIARERRMRDRFVSVYPDVPVVEVAALAGDVHDLEGLREIGERLNHGKA from the coding sequence GTGAGCACCACACCGAGAAAGCCCGCCGCGCCGGGGCCGGCCGGGGCGGCCGATCCGCTGGCCGGCCGTCGGCTGGACGTCGACGCGCTGATCGACGACCCGGCGACCGCCATCGTCGTCTGCTGCGGTTCCGGCGGCGTCGGCAAGACCACCACCGCGGCCGCGCTGGGCCTGCGGGCGGCGGAGCGCGGGCGCAAGGTCGTGGTGCTGACCATCGACCCGGCACGGCGGCTGGCCCAGTCGATGGGCCTGACCGAGCTGGACAACACCCCGCGCGTGGTGAAGGGGGTGAGCGGTCCCGGCGAGCTCCAGGCGATGATGCTGGACATGAAGCGGACCTTCGACGAGGTCGTGCTCGCCCATGCCGACCCCGAGCGGGCCCGGCAGATCATGGAGAACCCGTTCTACCAGTCGCTGTCGTCCGGCTTCGCCGGGACGCAGGAGTACATGGCGATGGAAAAGCTCGGCCAGCTCCAGGCCGAGGACCGCTGGGACCTGATCGTCGTCGACACCCCGCCGAGCCGCTCCGCCCTGGACTTCCTGGACGCGCCGAACCGCCTCGGCTCCTTCCTGGACGGCAAGCTGATCCGGATACTGATGGCCCCGGCGAAGGTCGGCGGGCGCAGCGCGATGAAGTTCCTCAATGTCGGCATGGCCATGTTCACCGGGGTGCTGGGGAAGGTCCTCGGCGCCAATGTGCTGCAGGACCTGTCGACCTTCGTCACCGCGATGGACTCGATGTTCGGCGGCTTCCGCGAGCGAGCGGACCGCACGTACCAACTGCTGCAGGCTCCGGGCACGGCGTTCCTGGTGGTCGCGGCGCCCGAGCGGGACGCCCTGCGCGAGGCGGCGTACTTCGTGGACCGGCTGGAGACGGACCGGATGCCGCTGGCCGGCCTGGTGCTGAACCGCGTCCACAGCACGGGCGCGCCTCAGCTGACCGCGGAGCGGGCACTGGCGGCGGCGGAGACCCTGGAGAGCCCCGAGCAGTCCGAGCCGGACCCGGCGGACGCAGCGGCGGACACGTCGGCGGACACGTCGGACGCGGCGGAGGAGGAGGCCGGTCCGGCGGTCGGCGCCGTGCCCTCCGAGACGGAGGTGCTGGCGGCGGGCCTGCTGCGGCTGCACGCGGAGCGGATGCAGCGGATCGCCCGGGAGCGTCGGATGCGCGACCGTTTCGTGTCGGTCTACCCCGATGTGCCGGTGGTGGAGGTGGCGGCCCTGGCCGGCGACGTCCACGACCTGGAAGGGCTGCGGGAGATCGGCGAACGACTCAACCACGGGAAGGCATAA
- a CDS encoding ArsA-related P-loop ATPase has product MPDWEGVRLHVVSGKGGTGKTTVAAALAMALAAEGRRTLLIEVEERQGIAELFGISALPYEERKVASVAAGALGKRGTPGPGGKGPGPGGKGAAGRGEGEVFALAIDIEQALLEYLEMFYKLGRAGKALRKVGFIDFATTIAPGLRDVLLTGKACEAVRRKGPDGRRVYDAVVMDAPPTGRISRFLNINTEVAGLARFGPIFTQSQAVMRVIRSPETVVHLVTLLEEMPVQETVDGVAELRAAGLPTGGVFVNMVRPPVLDEAAILAAGGDHDGELAMVLADAGVGARPGRGGARKTVPTATRKLVEPLLAEGREHAARVVLEREQRVDVQALKLPTYELPLLSGGVDLGGLYRLAAALKEQGTA; this is encoded by the coding sequence ATGCCGGACTGGGAGGGCGTGCGGCTGCACGTCGTCAGCGGCAAGGGCGGGACCGGGAAGACCACGGTGGCAGCCGCCCTCGCCATGGCCCTGGCAGCAGAGGGACGGCGGACGCTGCTGATCGAGGTCGAGGAGCGGCAGGGCATCGCCGAGCTGTTCGGCATCTCCGCCCTGCCGTACGAGGAACGGAAGGTCGCGAGCGTCGCCGCCGGGGCCCTGGGCAAGCGCGGCACCCCCGGCCCCGGCGGCAAGGGTCCTGGTCCTGGCGGCAAGGGTGCAGCCGGGCGCGGGGAGGGGGAGGTCTTCGCCCTGGCGATCGACATCGAGCAGGCCCTGCTGGAGTACCTGGAGATGTTCTACAAGCTCGGCCGGGCCGGCAAGGCGCTGCGCAAGGTCGGCTTCATCGACTTCGCCACCACCATCGCCCCCGGACTCCGGGACGTGCTGCTCACCGGCAAGGCCTGCGAGGCCGTCCGCCGCAAGGGGCCGGACGGCCGCCGGGTCTACGACGCGGTCGTCATGGACGCCCCGCCGACCGGCCGGATCAGCCGCTTCCTCAACATCAACACCGAGGTCGCCGGGCTGGCCAGGTTCGGGCCGATCTTCACCCAGTCGCAGGCGGTCATGCGGGTGATCCGCTCGCCGGAGACGGTGGTGCACCTGGTCACCCTGCTGGAGGAGATGCCGGTCCAGGAGACCGTGGACGGCGTCGCCGAGCTGCGCGCGGCCGGACTGCCGACCGGCGGGGTGTTCGTCAACATGGTGCGCCCCCCGGTGCTGGACGAGGCCGCGATACTGGCCGCCGGCGGCGACCACGACGGCGAGCTGGCGATGGTGCTGGCCGACGCCGGGGTCGGCGCGCGTCCGGGACGGGGCGGGGCCAGGAAGACCGTGCCGACAGCCACCAGGAAGCTGGTGGAACCGCTGCTGGCCGAGGGCCGGGAACATGCGGCCCGCGTCGTGCTGGAACGCGAGCAGCGGGTGGACGTCCAGGCGCTGAAGCTGCCGACGTACGAGCTGCCGCTGCTCAGCGGCGGAGTGGACCTGGGTGGGCTGTACCGACTGGCGGCGGCGTTGAAGGAGCAGGGGACAGCGTGA
- a CDS encoding DUF4177 domain-containing protein, producing the protein MTKWEYVTVPLLVHATKQILDTWGEDGWELVQVVPGPNNPEQLVAYLKREKS; encoded by the coding sequence ATGACCAAGTGGGAATACGTGACCGTGCCGCTGCTGGTGCATGCGACGAAGCAGATCCTGGACACCTGGGGCGAGGACGGCTGGGAGCTCGTCCAGGTCGTGCCCGGGCCGAACAACCCCGAGCAGCTGGTGGCCTACCTGAAGCGGGAGAAGTCCTGA
- a CDS encoding RidA family protein: MGKVESKLAELGLVLPEVVPPLASYVPAVQSGEYVFTSGQLPMVAGKLGLTGKVGAEVTADEAKQQARICALNALAAVKSVIGDLDRIERVVKVVGFVASAPDFTGQPGVVNGASELLGEVLGEAGVHARSAVGVAVLPLDAPVEVEIQVRVSAV, translated from the coding sequence ATGGGCAAGGTCGAGAGCAAGCTGGCCGAGCTGGGCCTGGTGCTGCCGGAGGTCGTGCCGCCGCTGGCGTCCTACGTCCCGGCCGTCCAGTCCGGCGAGTACGTCTTCACCTCCGGCCAGCTGCCGATGGTGGCCGGCAAGCTCGGCCTGACCGGCAAGGTCGGGGCCGAGGTCACCGCCGACGAGGCGAAGCAGCAGGCGCGGATCTGCGCGCTCAACGCCCTCGCCGCGGTGAAGTCCGTGATCGGCGACCTCGACCGGATCGAGCGAGTGGTCAAGGTCGTCGGCTTCGTCGCCTCCGCCCCCGACTTCACCGGCCAGCCCGGTGTCGTCAACGGTGCGAGCGAGCTGCTGGGCGAGGTCCTCGGCGAGGCCGGCGTGCACGCCCGCAGCGCGGTCGGCGTCGCGGTGCTGCCGCTGGACGCCCCGGTCGAGGTGGAGATCCAGGTCCGCGTCAGCGCGGTCTGA
- a CDS encoding NUDIX hydrolase: protein MGDQQEQQRPHSGAAQPVKDPEARAAAVPAAWAARIGALARGEATPVQPRLAATVVLLRQHDAGSGESGESSSGEHGSGTGGTGRPQAYLLRRRASMAFAGGMYAYPGGGVDPRDSAGAGTALRWAGPGPEEWAERLGCSAETAQAVVCAAVRETFEEAGVLLAGVDERSVVADVSGPEWREARAALEGHQLSFAEFLTERGLVLRSDLLGAWSRWITPEFEERRYDTWFFVAVLPEGQRTAEVPGEADRVEWLEPSEAVKRADDGEFLMLPPTVSTLRELLPFATPAEALAAAGDRTVAPVLARGAVDADGNVTVSWPGHPELTMESGRAVR, encoded by the coding sequence ATGGGTGATCAGCAGGAGCAGCAGCGGCCGCACAGCGGTGCGGCACAGCCGGTGAAGGATCCGGAAGCACGTGCGGCGGCGGTGCCGGCCGCCTGGGCGGCGCGCATCGGCGCACTCGCCCGGGGTGAGGCCACGCCGGTGCAGCCCCGGCTGGCCGCGACCGTGGTCCTGCTCCGGCAGCACGACGCAGGCAGCGGCGAGAGCGGCGAGAGCAGCAGCGGCGAGCACGGCAGCGGCACGGGCGGCACCGGCCGCCCGCAGGCGTACCTGCTGCGCAGGCGCGCGTCGATGGCCTTCGCCGGGGGCATGTACGCCTACCCGGGCGGCGGCGTCGATCCGCGCGACAGCGCCGGCGCGGGCACCGCGCTCCGGTGGGCCGGTCCCGGGCCGGAGGAGTGGGCCGAGCGGCTCGGCTGCTCGGCGGAGACCGCGCAGGCCGTGGTCTGCGCGGCCGTCCGCGAGACCTTCGAGGAGGCCGGCGTCCTGCTGGCGGGGGTCGACGAGCGGTCGGTGGTCGCGGATGTCAGCGGGCCGGAGTGGCGCGAGGCCCGGGCCGCGCTGGAGGGGCACCAGCTGTCCTTCGCGGAGTTCCTGACCGAGCGCGGCCTGGTGCTGCGCAGCGACCTGCTGGGGGCCTGGTCCCGCTGGATCACCCCGGAGTTCGAGGAGCGCCGCTACGACACCTGGTTCTTCGTCGCGGTGCTGCCCGAAGGTCAGCGCACCGCCGAGGTTCCGGGGGAGGCGGACCGGGTGGAGTGGCTGGAGCCGTCCGAGGCGGTGAAGCGCGCGGACGACGGCGAGTTCCTGATGCTCCCGCCGACCGTCTCGACCCTGCGCGAACTGCTGCCGTTCGCCACCCCGGCCGAGGCGCTGGCGGCGGCCGGGGACCGCACTGTCGCACCGGTGCTGGCCCGGGGCGCGGTCGACGCGGACGGAAACGTGACGGTGAGCTGGCCCGGCCACCCGGAGCTGACCATGGAGTCCGGGAGGGCTGTCCGTTGA
- a CDS encoding MBL fold metallo-hydrolase, with product MSGGAAGSAAAGGGTGRGIAGRATERAFCVLAPNASPMTLDGTNTWVLAEPGSELAVVVDPGPLDEGHLLAVRDHVRQSGRRVAEILLTHGHPDHAEGAARFAELTGSGVRALDPALRLGAEGLHDGEVLEVGGLELRIVGTPGHTSDSLSFRIPADGAVLTGDTILGRGTTVVAHPDGRLGDYLDSLQRLRALAAGHGVGTVLPGHGPVLTDALGAVEFYLAHRASRLAQVEAAVEAGLRTPAEVVARVYADVDPLLWPAAEWSVRAQLEYLSERGAV from the coding sequence TTGAGCGGCGGCGCGGCGGGATCCGCCGCCGCTGGAGGCGGAACCGGCCGGGGGATCGCCGGTCGGGCGACCGAGCGGGCGTTCTGCGTGCTCGCCCCCAACGCCTCGCCGATGACGCTCGACGGCACCAACACCTGGGTCCTCGCCGAGCCGGGCTCCGAGCTGGCCGTCGTGGTCGACCCGGGACCGCTGGACGAGGGCCACCTGCTCGCGGTCCGCGACCATGTCCGGCAGAGCGGCCGCCGGGTCGCGGAGATCCTGCTGACGCACGGCCACCCGGACCACGCCGAGGGCGCGGCGCGCTTCGCCGAGCTCACCGGCAGCGGGGTGCGGGCGCTGGACCCGGCGCTGCGGCTGGGCGCGGAGGGGCTGCACGACGGCGAGGTACTGGAGGTCGGCGGCCTGGAGCTGCGGATCGTCGGCACTCCCGGCCACACCTCGGACTCGCTCAGCTTCCGCATTCCCGCCGACGGCGCGGTGCTGACCGGGGACACCATCCTCGGCCGGGGCACGACCGTGGTCGCCCACCCGGACGGACGGCTCGGCGACTACCTGGACTCGCTGCAGCGGCTGCGGGCCCTGGCGGCCGGGCACGGCGTCGGCACGGTGCTTCCCGGTCACGGCCCGGTACTGACCGACGCCCTCGGCGCGGTGGAGTTCTACCTGGCGCACCGCGCCTCGCGGCTGGCCCAGGTCGAGGCGGCGGTCGAGGCGGGCCTGCGCACCCCGGCGGAGGTCGTCGCCCGGGTCTACGCGGACGTCGACCCGCTGCTGTGGCCCGCCGCGGAGTGGTCGGTCCGGGCCCAGCTGGAGTACCTGAGCGAGCGCGGGGCGGTCTGA
- a CDS encoding Crp/Fnr family transcriptional regulator, with the protein MDDVLRRAPLFTALDDEQAAELRASMTETTLARGESLFHEGDPGDRLYVIVEGKVKLHRTSPDGRENMLAVVGPSEMIGELSLFDPGPRTATASALTEVKLLGLGHGDLQPWLTTRPEVAISLLRAIARRLRRTNDVMSDLVFSDVPGRVAKALLDLSRRFGVPSDEGIHVVHDLTQEELAQLVGASRETVNKALADFAGRGWLRLEARAVILLDVERLARRSR; encoded by the coding sequence GTGGACGACGTACTGCGGCGTGCCCCGCTCTTCACCGCACTGGATGACGAGCAGGCTGCCGAGCTGCGTGCCTCCATGACGGAGACCACGCTCGCCCGCGGCGAGTCCCTCTTCCACGAGGGCGACCCCGGCGACCGGCTCTACGTCATCGTCGAGGGCAAGGTGAAGCTGCACCGCACCTCTCCCGACGGCCGTGAGAACATGCTGGCCGTGGTCGGCCCGAGCGAGATGATCGGCGAGCTGTCGCTCTTCGACCCGGGACCGCGCACCGCCACCGCCTCCGCGCTGACCGAGGTCAAGCTGCTCGGCCTGGGCCACGGCGACCTGCAGCCCTGGCTGACCACCCGTCCCGAGGTGGCCATCTCGCTGCTCCGGGCCATCGCCCGGCGCCTGCGCCGCACCAACGACGTGATGTCGGACCTGGTCTTCTCGGACGTCCCCGGACGTGTCGCCAAGGCGCTGCTCGACCTGTCCCGCCGCTTCGGTGTGCCCTCCGACGAGGGCATTCACGTGGTGCACGACCTCACCCAGGAGGAACTGGCCCAGCTGGTCGGTGCCTCCCGGGAGACCGTGAACAAGGCGCTCGCGGACTTCGCCGGGCGCGGCTGGCTGCGGCTGGAGGCCCGCGCGGTGATCCTGCTCGACGTCGAACGGCTGGCACGCCGTTCGCGCTGA
- a CDS encoding threonine ammonia-lyase → MEPGPTFADVLAAEALLADRLPATPMWSYPALDAVAGATVFVKHENTQPVGAFKVRGGLTLLAGLTPEQRARGLVTYSTGNHAQSVAYACAAFGTPCTVVMPAAANEAKVRAVRALGATTVLYGPSLATAQQWAEESAAREGSLLVSPGDTPALVAGVGTLYLELFRSRPDLDALVVPVGSGTGAAAACLVAAELAPRCRVIAVQSAAAPAAHDSWQAGVCVERPNLTAVEGLATGRGFELPQRLMRTGLSGFHLVSDKEIGSAQRLLAGHAHTLAEGAGAAALAAVLARPDEFAGRRVAVVCSGGNASPTEIAALGGTAP, encoded by the coding sequence CCGCCGAGGCGCTGCTGGCCGACCGGCTGCCCGCCACCCCGATGTGGTCCTATCCGGCGCTCGACGCGGTGGCCGGGGCGACGGTGTTCGTCAAGCACGAGAACACCCAGCCGGTCGGGGCGTTCAAGGTGCGCGGCGGCCTCACCCTGCTGGCCGGCCTCACCCCGGAGCAGCGGGCGCGCGGGCTGGTCACCTACTCCACCGGCAACCACGCCCAGTCCGTCGCCTACGCCTGTGCGGCCTTCGGCACGCCCTGCACGGTGGTGATGCCCGCCGCCGCCAACGAGGCCAAGGTCCGGGCGGTCCGGGCACTCGGCGCGACGACGGTCCTGTACGGGCCGTCGCTGGCGACGGCGCAGCAGTGGGCCGAGGAGTCGGCGGCGCGGGAGGGCAGCCTGCTGGTCAGCCCCGGCGACACCCCCGCCCTGGTGGCCGGGGTCGGCACCCTCTACCTGGAGCTCTTCCGCTCCCGGCCGGACCTGGACGCGCTGGTCGTGCCGGTCGGCAGCGGCACCGGGGCCGCTGCCGCCTGCCTGGTCGCCGCCGAGCTCGCACCGCGCTGCCGGGTGATCGCGGTCCAGTCCGCCGCCGCCCCGGCCGCCCACGACTCCTGGCAGGCGGGCGTCTGCGTGGAGCGGCCGAACCTGACCGCTGTCGAGGGACTGGCCACCGGGCGCGGCTTCGAACTGCCGCAGCGGCTGATGCGGACGGGCCTGTCCGGCTTCCACCTGGTCTCCGACAAGGAGATCGGCTCCGCCCAGCGGCTGCTGGCCGGCCATGCGCACACCCTCGCCGAAGGCGCGGGCGCCGCCGCGCTCGCGGCCGTCCTCGCCCGACCGGACGAATTCGCCGGTCGGCGCGTCGCCGTGGTGTGCAGCGGCGGCAACGCCTCCCCCACCGAGATCGCCGCCCTGGGCGGCACCGCCCCCTGA